A single window of Mycobacterium sp. ITM-2016-00318 DNA harbors:
- a CDS encoding DUF4345 domain-containing protein produces MNVAVIVVIAVFFFGMGAYALAAPRALIRPFGVTLESPTSRSEVRAVYGGFGLAIAAVLSYAAFRGGDLQKGVLITVGIALAGMAVGRIVSAILDDRTPFYPNWLYFIVEAVAAAALFAVA; encoded by the coding sequence GTGAACGTCGCGGTCATCGTGGTGATCGCGGTGTTCTTCTTCGGCATGGGCGCCTACGCACTGGCCGCGCCGAGGGCGCTGATCCGCCCGTTCGGCGTCACGCTGGAGTCGCCCACATCGCGGTCGGAGGTGCGGGCGGTCTACGGCGGCTTCGGGCTGGCGATCGCGGCAGTGCTCTCCTACGCCGCCTTTCGGGGCGGCGACCTGCAGAAGGGCGTCCTGATCACCGTCGGCATCGCGCTGGCCGGAATGGCCGTGGGCCGAATCGTGTCCGCGATCCTCGACGATCGCACGCCGTTCTACCCGAACTGGCTGTACTTCATCGTCGAGGCGGTCGCCGCCGCCGCACTGTTCGCAGTGGCCTGA